The genomic DNA GAGTCCAGGTAATATCCGTGGGGCCTGCAACCAAGCCCAGATTAGCACTTTGTTACTTGCTTTTGCTAGCTTATGTCAGGGGATGCCAGATTTCATCTGGGGCATGACTGTGACATGGATTCTTTAGCCCCAGTGCCAAAGGTAAAGGCTGGAAGTGTTTCCCAGTACCAAACCATCAGcacttcttccttcttctctcataGCTACTTTGAAAGAGGAGAGACATGTGTCCGCAGAGTCCAGCATTagccagtacccacatcaggtgagCATTTAGGGAATAGGCCAGTAGGGACCTGAAGTGTGCCATCAGCTGACTTGAATTCATTTTTGTCATCTAATCAGGGAAAACTGATATGCAGCCTTTCCTCACTGTCAATGCTCCTGCTGTTGATAGTTAAGTACCTGGTAAACTTGGGGTAAAATGGAAGTGATCTTGGAATGTAAATGATGATGCTATAAGACATTTTGGCTAAAAGGTACAGAGTGCTCCATTGTGAACCCTACCAGttaaggagaaggaaagagaaccaAAGCTGGAGTGACAGTGGGCTAAAAGCTGTGATTTTCTGTTGAGTAGCTGGCCAACATGGACATTAGTGTTTTCACATCTTTGACTTCATCTCAAAACtcgggagaagggaactggcatATAGATAGACTTCTTAAGTCCCTGCACTGCCTACttcatctctctgcctccaattAGTATCACTTCCTCTTGAGCTTTGTGATGGCTTTAAAATGCTTGGATTCCTATTCTCAGACCGAACTCACGCTCAGTAAATTTGGAGCTTTGAAGTGCTAACCTAGAACCTACAGCAGAAAAGGAGTTTTCTGGAGTTATTAGTAAACTGAGGCAGAGATTGCTCTGCTAGGAGATGCCTAGGCTGTCAGTGTTAGCCAGTTGGGCAGTGAAATGACAAGGTTTGGAGAAGGGGGTCATGAAATCCAGTGCCACTGAAACTGGTATAGACACCACTCACCACTTGGTCATCCTCCACCAGCACCATGTCATAGGCACTGAGAGCGGCACATGAAATCCAATGCCACTGAAACTGAAATAAACACCACTCACCACTTCATCATCCTCCACCAGCACCATGTCATAGGCGCTGAGAGCGGCACAGAAAATAATGCAGGTGACTCCCTCAAAGCAGTGgatccatttcttcctctctgatctCTGCCCTCCCACGTCAAACATCCTAAGGGAAGAAACGGCTGTTCTCATGGGTGTGGCCACCATGTGACTCACTTGCCTTTGGTATTCACCCGGAGAGGCGGCTGCTTGGTGGGGCCAGTTAGTAGCAAAATCAGAAACAGGAGAAGCGAAAGGAGGAGAACAGTAATTTGGATTGGGCTTCAGCAAAGGCCAAGAAACATGCTGTGAGACCTGGGATGCCCCAGAGGACTGAATGCTGACCTGAAATTCAAATCTTTCACAGAAAACTTGGTTTCGATGATGCCTGTGGTTTTGACTCTGGATCGAAGCACATCCTGCTCATTGGGGAGGTAGTCAGGGTCTGTAATCCGGTCCAGCTGGTTCAGGTAGCTAGCAAAAGAGAGTGGCATTGGTGATATTACAGTCTTCGAAGTCAAGGCTAAAGGAGGCCAAGGTTGTCCCCCTAAGTCACACAGCTGATACAGTGATAAAAGCAGGACTGGAATCCACAGCCCTGAATCCAGGGCTGTGCAAACCCTTGTGTtctcaggaaagaaagagggTGAAGGGCCACACCTCCAGGAGGGAAGTGTTCTGTTCTCCTGACTAAGCCTTTCTAGACCCTTGAATAAGACTTGTTTATATATGTGTCCAAAGTTCCATCAAGAGACAGGAAATAGATTGAAAGAGAATCTGAAGACACAAGACAAGGCAGTGTGTGCACCTTCTCTCCTGAGTCAAACAGGAATATGAACACACTTTGATATTTGGAGATATTAAGgcattattaaatatttaggtATGATGATATGATTTcttctttgcattttaaatacataatGAAATTGTTAGGATGAAGTGATAGCTGcagagtattttaaaataatccagTGGGAGGGGTGTTAAGTGAGCTAAGAAAGGCCATGAATCAACTGCAAACTGGACGGTTCACTGTGTATTCCACTTTTGTATGTTTAGAAGTTTTCATAAGAACATGAGGGGGTTCACAAAGGGTACAAAGAGGGCAGATATGAAGTAAAATGACTTAAtatggagagggaaggaaaactgacaTTTCTGTTGTATGCCATATATTCTCACAAGTAAATTCTCACTAAATCCTAGAAGACTAGGAGACTCATGTTCCCACTTTATAGATAAAGGAGAACTTCGGAGGGATTACTtgggtgactgaggcaggagggctgagtttcaggccagctttggctacaaagtaagactgtATCTCAACCTGAAATAAGAAAGCCCAGTGgcagggctggatagatggctcagaggttaagagcactgactgctcttccagaggtcctgagttcaattcccagcaaccacatggtggctcacaaccatccattatgagatctggtgccctcttctggtgtgcagatatacatggaagcagaatgttgtatacatcataaataaataaaatctttaaaaaaagaaagaaagaaaaaaagcccagTGGCATACTATAGAAACTCAGCTTTGTAGTTGTGTGGACCTGAACCCAAGTGCAGCCTCTGCTGTTTATGTACACAGTCTTTGCCAAGTTAACTAACTTCATCTGACTGCAGGTTTTCTACTAGAAAATGGGGTTAATGTATCTTGAAGGCTAGTGTACAAACAAGGGCCCTGAGATAGAGTGTATGTTGTGCACCTAGCAGGGAAGAGAGGATTCCAGAAACTAAATGATAACATTATTGCAAGATGAGGTAACAGGGTAAACATGGGTTTGTTTGGTCTTAAAACTCATGCCCACTTCTGGTACTGCACTGTTGAGGGTTGATAACTGTGTCCCTTATCTTTTTGGAACCAGCTTTGCAAAGTTGATGGTCTCAGTGTCTGGCCATCTTTCTTTGGTTTGCCTCTTGAGATAGGGCCAAGGACTGCTAAGCAGAGCTCCTGTTTTGAATTTTGTATCTTCAGCTTCATAGGCTGCAGAGAGGCAGTATAAAGAAATGCAAAACAGGGAAACGGGCCGATGTCTCTATAGTTCAGTTTGTGGGTCTGCAGCTCCCACTGCCTGGAACTTAAGGCTGGGTGAGATTTCTCCTGAGCATcattcccccctcctccccataGTCTTACTAAGACGCTGAGTCATTGAGCTGGAACTCTGCAGCTCTGTCAAAGCAGGCTTGAACTCCACTGTCCTTCCACAACTTCCTGATGACCTCCACCAGCTCAGGAGGCATGGTCCCCTCCTCAGTGGAGTCGGCCAGGTTGTTGAGCTGTCGACCCGAATCCTGTGTAATCCAGAAATGTGGTTGAGAATGAGCGGGGAGGACTTTAGTGACTTTCCAGGTGGTTTCTGGGAACTTACTGAACGGAAAGCATGCTGCATTACTACCAAAGCCTAAGGTAGAACAGTCTGAGTAAAGGCACAGTTTAAGGAAACATGCTAATTTACTTCAGATGTAGCCAGCCCTGGGATGCGCCTAGAGGACAGTCCCAGATGATCTTTCAGGTTAGGCTGAAATGATAGGTCCTTTGCTGCAGGGACTGGCAATTTAAAATCGGCCCTGCAATACATAACCTAGTGTATTTCAGTGTATAGCTTGTAAAAGTCCCATGGCTAGTGCAAGAAGCTCAGAGAGAGAATTTAAGtgataaaataagattaaaaagcaaaaagttgCTGGGGTTTGAATTTGTAAACATTTGTTATAAAGGTAGAGGTTGTTTACTCTCCTAGGACTAAGATGATTTGAAGATTAGCAGATGCGATTTGAGTTACACAGAACTTTTTCTTACCCGACTTACCTTGTGGTTTGTTGCTCTCTTGTCTATttcttctcctgcttccaccctGAACCAGATAACATTAATCACGTACCGCACAACTTGCTTCAGCATAGTCAATGCCTAGTGTGGACATGGCTCTGATGATAGCCAGGATGGACTGCAACACGTTCCCATAGATGACAGATTTGAACTCTAGGCATTCTTCTGGTGAGTATCCATCCTGGTGAATGATCCTTCAAGGAACAGACACTAAACTTTTAGCAGGGCCTGAGGAACCAGACCTAAGAGATTGGAATTCTGGGGAGGATATAAGGGTCATAGGAAACCACCTGTATTTCTTCTACTGCTGTCTCCAAGTGCAGGGTAAGGGGAGGGATGTGGAAAATCAGGTCCTTTGGAGCTAAGGACCCTTCTGCTCAACATCATGACCCGCTCCACTGACTCCCACACcttggtgccccccccccccgttatgTTGCCACTCACTTCATCTGTTTGACGATGGTGCTCTTTCCTGACTCTCCAGCACCTGGAAGGGAAATGTCCATGCTGTCAGTTCCCACCAGTTCTCCTCGATGGTCCAGAAGATGGTATGTGAACAGTGCTTTCTGGGAGACTTACCGAGAGACACCATGAGCTCAGGCCATTCAACCTGGATTTAGAGCAGCTTGTCCCCATTAACACTATTTGCACTGAGGActggattttcctttttttttttttatggctgtCCTATACATTGTAAGCTGTTTAGAACCATTCCTGGTCTCTACCCACTAGAGGCCACTAACATCCCACTCTTAGTTGTGACAACCAAGTATCTCCAAATGTTTTGTGGCCTCTGGGACTCAAGAAGTCTCTCCATTGGGAACCACTGATAGATCAtataaattcctttaaaatattcacaCTGCCTATTTTTGACACAGGCAATAATCTTGATTAGGATTGGAAAGAGCTGGGGCTCTTCACTGAGATAAttttccctaccatgatggtgTCTGTTATTGACTAAAACATTCTAATGTCCTTATTTAGGCGGTCCTCTTACCCATCAAGAACTCACATTCCTTCCTGATCCCTAAGTCTCCTCCCACCTTGCCTGTGCTTGTTTCTTCTAAGCTGCTTATCCTGAACCTAGACAATCTGCTTAGGCTTAAAAGATCTGTCTGTCAGCCTCTGTTCCTGTATGTGACTGCTGAATTCCTCAGTCTGGGTCCATCAGCCCCTGTTCCTGTGTGTAACTCCTGAATTCCTCAGAGCCTGGGTCCAGCTTACAAATAGGCCCCACCGACCCCCACACCCTTTTGCTTTACTGCTCCGGCCCCCAGGTTCTTTAGAGAAACCCAGACAGCTTTCTGCTGCATAGATCCAGCAACCCCACCTCAGTAGTACCATTGGCGTTTTTGTTTCTGGGGTTTTTCTTGAGCCAGGTGtcagtttcttattttctatttgaaaCCATGATCTGCTTCCATGATTGACCTACAGAGGTCCTTTTCTCATCTCTGCACCAACCAGTGATGTGCTTagaatgtgtcaagttgacgagCCTTCCAGATGTCAGTGGCAATTTCTTACTAGAAAGCCAGGAGGGCATTCTGTTGTTAAAGATTCCATCTTTCCTGTGGCCCTCCCCTCCCTACCAGGTTCTCCAGCATTTATTTTGAAAGCAAGGACAAGAATCCAGTCTACATGGCAGAGATCAGTAGGCTTATCCTTGAGACTATGTGTTGGGGTCATGTGACTTTATGGATCCATGGCTGAGAAAGAGTTCTGTTTACTTATTGTATGCCATAGTTTTCTGACAGCAGGATTGGTGTGTGCCTGCATGGCCAGGGTTCTTGGTAGTTGTTGAACCAAAAAAAGGCTGTTGTTGCAGTTGGGTAGCCCAGCTTTGTCTTTGCACTATTCATAGTTCaaggaaaagtaaaacaattCCAGTGCCCCTGGCATTCTGGGTCCCTTGTGGTGACTGTGCAGGCTCCATATTAACTTAGCTCTAAGCTCTGCTTGGTTTTTTAGCTTGAGACTGGACCAGGATGAGAAGAACACATGTGGGGTTGGCCAGCCCCCATCAACCCaccagaaaatcaaagaaaatgaaccaCTAGTTCATCTGCTCATGTCACTCACCAAGCAATAGCAGCTTCACGGTCTTGGCTTCCTTATCAGCATCCTCCTGCAGCTTCTTTTCCAGCTCCTTGGACCTCTTGGCAAGTTCTTTGTCCTCAGCACTGATTCCACTCCCCATCTCTGTTGTCTCCTCAGAGAAAAACTGCTTTCTCTAGCTCTTAAAGTTTTCCAGTAAGGCTCCTGTCTGtgagacagagaagaagaagaagaagaagaagaagaagaagaaga from Cricetulus griseus strain 17A/GY chromosome 1 unlocalized genomic scaffold, alternate assembly CriGri-PICRH-1.0 chr1_0, whole genome shotgun sequence includes the following:
- the Gnat2 gene encoding guanine nucleotide-binding protein G(t) subunit alpha-2, coding for MGSGISAEDKELAKRSKELEKKLQEDADKEAKTVKLLLLGAGESGKSTIVKQMKIIHQDGYSPEECLEFKSVIYGNVLQSILAIIRAMSTLGIDYAEASCADSGRQLNNLADSTEEGTMPPELVEVIRKLWKDSGVQACFDRAAEFQLNDSASYYLNQLDRITDPDYLPNEQDVLRSRVKTTGIIETKFSVKDLNFRMFDVGGQRSERKKWIHCFEGVTCIIFCAALSAYDMVLVEDDEVNRMHESLHLFNSICNHKFFAATSIVLFLNKKDLFEEKIKKVHLSICFPEYDGNNSYEDAGNYIKSQFLDLNMKKDVKEIYSHMTCATDTQNVKFVFDAVTDIIIKENLKDCGLF